One Dehalococcoidia bacterium genomic region harbors:
- the cmk gene encoding (d)CMP kinase: MPYPSIFAIDGPVASGKTTVGRELARQLGYRFVDTGMLYRALAYCSIQAQINPSEEKRLVQLAHETRFTLSAAGEMIFCDGVDVTEQLRTPQVEEIVSLVAKVKAVRQELLGIQRSIAEEGNVVMVGRDIGTIVVPDAAKIFLEASLDERIRRRFTEVQAKGSELSRERIKLNLQSRDTLDSERDEAPLRVAEGSVVIPTGENDVEGVVGHILQAFTIAEGG, translated from the coding sequence ATGCCATATCCGAGCATATTTGCAATTGATGGTCCAGTTGCCTCTGGTAAAACTACAGTGGGACGAGAGCTTGCTAGGCAATTAGGCTATAGGTTTGTTGATACGGGCATGCTTTATCGCGCGTTGGCATATTGTTCTATTCAAGCACAAATCAATCCCTCAGAAGAGAAACGGTTAGTTCAGCTTGCGCATGAAACACGATTTACACTATCTGCTGCAGGTGAAATGATTTTTTGTGACGGCGTTGATGTCACAGAGCAATTAAGAACGCCTCAAGTTGAGGAAATAGTCTCTTTGGTTGCAAAAGTAAAAGCTGTTCGTCAGGAATTGCTCGGGATCCAACGAAGTATAGCGGAGGAAGGAAACGTCGTAATGGTTGGCAGGGACATAGGGACTATAGTTGTTCCTGATGCGGCAAAAATTTTCCTTGAAGCCTCTTTAGATGAAAGGATTCGCCGTCGATTTACTGAAGTTCAGGCCAAAGGGTCTGAGCTTTCTAGGGAGCGCATCAAGTTAAACCTACAGTCAAGGGACACCTTAGATTCTGAGAGGGATGAAGCACCGCTTAGAGTTGCAGAAGGATCAGTAGTAATACCAACTGGCGAGAACGATGTTGAGGGCGTAGTTGGCCACATCCTCCAAGCTTTTACTATAGCGGAAGGAGGCTAA
- the gyrB gene encoding DNA topoisomerase (ATP-hydrolyzing) subunit B — translation MAKRKEDQYDASDIQVLEGLEAVRRRPGMYIGSTDHRGLHHLVYEIVDNSIDEAMAGYCDHILITLHMNNEISVRDNGRGIPIDKHEKTGRPAVETIMTTLHAGGKFDSQAYSVSGGLHGVGASVVNALAESMRVEIRRDGRIYSQEYTRGAPTGDLVNEGAIDSADTYIQGTFVRFQADSEIFTTTNYDRDVLVQRFREMAYLNKGVRLSFVAEAHPETDRTFYFEGGIASFVRHLNQNREVLQDEPFYYELDIETGVPKENSKAKVEIAMQYNSGFYESTLTFANCINTADGGTHLVGFRTGLTRAINNYAKKSKIFKDDFVNFSGDDAREGLTAIISVRLEEPQFEGQTKGKLGNAEIKNAVEQSVVQGLEFYLEEHPHEGRRILEKCLTSQRAREAARKARDLVIRKNAMEGGSLPGKLADCAERNPELSELYVVEGDSAGGSAKMGRDRKYQAILPLRGKILNVEKARPDRMLAHEEIRALITALGAGLGEDFNLTKLRYHKVIIMTDADVDGAHIRTLLLTFFFRNMPTLINAGHLYIAQPPLYRTSKGRAVEYKYSENDKDAWLAKQLFGRIAVSSSDGSVSMSGAKLQGLVERLKEFSSWTQPLLNLGLAPELIGPFMQGTQHGAYRLAFEGEETLNTVASWMQKQGFECKPIINAKKNEFLLEFPGYGTINVPRVLESAAAHRAQQLFPSLADWVNGHTYKVSRRDSDVADDVKWQDLAQILERNSERQGIGLQRYKGLGEMNPDQLWETTMDPSSRTLLQVGVPDEPDADKAFSELMGDLVQPRKEWIQAHARQVKNLDV, via the coding sequence ATGGCAAAGAGGAAAGAAGATCAATACGATGCTAGTGACATTCAAGTACTGGAAGGGCTTGAAGCTGTCAGGCGACGCCCCGGAATGTATATCGGCTCCACCGACCACCGAGGGTTACATCATTTAGTTTATGAGATCGTAGATAATTCGATAGATGAAGCAATGGCAGGGTACTGCGATCACATTTTGATCACCTTGCACATGAATAACGAAATTTCCGTCAGGGACAATGGGCGTGGAATCCCTATCGACAAGCATGAGAAAACTGGGCGACCTGCGGTAGAAACCATTATGACAACCCTTCATGCGGGAGGAAAATTTGATAGCCAGGCCTACTCCGTCTCAGGAGGTTTGCATGGAGTAGGAGCTTCCGTAGTAAATGCACTTGCTGAAAGCATGCGAGTTGAAATTAGAAGAGATGGTCGTATTTATTCCCAAGAATATACACGCGGTGCTCCTACCGGTGATTTAGTAAATGAAGGAGCCATAGACTCAGCCGATACCTATATTCAGGGAACATTCGTTCGTTTTCAAGCAGATTCTGAAATTTTTACAACTACCAATTACGATCGTGATGTCTTAGTGCAACGATTTAGGGAAATGGCGTACCTCAACAAAGGAGTCAGGCTTTCTTTTGTTGCAGAGGCTCACCCTGAAACAGATCGAACTTTTTACTTTGAAGGCGGAATAGCAAGTTTTGTACGGCACCTTAACCAAAACCGTGAAGTCTTACAGGATGAACCCTTCTATTATGAACTAGATATTGAAACAGGAGTACCAAAGGAAAACAGTAAAGCTAAAGTTGAAATCGCAATGCAGTACAACTCTGGTTTCTACGAATCAACATTAACTTTCGCGAATTGTATCAATACAGCTGACGGTGGCACTCATTTGGTAGGTTTCAGAACAGGCCTGACTCGTGCCATCAACAACTACGCCAAAAAGAGCAAAATTTTCAAAGATGATTTCGTTAATTTCAGCGGCGATGATGCTCGTGAAGGACTCACTGCAATAATCAGTGTACGCCTTGAAGAGCCACAATTTGAAGGGCAAACGAAAGGAAAGCTAGGTAACGCCGAAATAAAAAATGCTGTTGAGCAAAGCGTTGTTCAAGGTTTAGAGTTTTACCTTGAAGAACACCCTCACGAAGGACGTCGGATTCTCGAAAAGTGCCTTACTTCACAGCGTGCACGAGAAGCTGCACGCAAGGCGAGGGATCTAGTTATTCGTAAAAATGCAATGGAGGGGGGTTCCCTTCCCGGCAAGCTTGCAGATTGTGCAGAGAGAAACCCTGAGCTTTCTGAGCTTTATGTCGTAGAAGGTGACTCTGCGGGTGGTTCTGCAAAGATGGGACGAGACAGGAAGTACCAAGCTATCCTGCCACTTCGAGGGAAAATCCTAAATGTTGAAAAAGCACGCCCCGACAGAATGCTTGCGCATGAAGAAATTCGCGCTCTCATCACGGCTCTAGGTGCCGGGCTGGGCGAAGATTTTAATCTTACGAAACTTCGTTACCACAAAGTCATCATCATGACAGACGCAGATGTCGATGGTGCTCACATCAGGACACTTCTACTCACTTTCTTCTTTAGGAATATGCCTACCCTTATCAACGCAGGGCATTTATATATTGCCCAGCCTCCTTTGTACCGAACATCCAAAGGCCGTGCTGTTGAGTACAAATATTCGGAAAATGACAAGGATGCCTGGTTAGCCAAGCAACTTTTTGGCAGAATCGCAGTCTCTTCTAGTGACGGTAGCGTCTCGATGTCTGGGGCTAAATTGCAGGGGCTCGTAGAACGATTAAAGGAATTTTCTAGTTGGACGCAACCATTACTTAATCTTGGATTGGCACCCGAATTAATCGGACCATTTATGCAAGGAACTCAACATGGTGCATATCGCTTAGCCTTTGAAGGAGAAGAAACTCTCAATACTGTTGCAAGTTGGATGCAAAAACAAGGCTTTGAATGCAAGCCAATCATAAACGCAAAGAAAAATGAATTTCTTCTTGAATTCCCTGGTTATGGCACGATAAATGTCCCTAGGGTCTTGGAGTCAGCCGCAGCTCATAGAGCTCAGCAACTATTTCCTTCTTTAGCCGATTGGGTTAACGGGCACACCTACAAAGTTTCTCGACGGGATAGTGACGTTGCAGATGATGTTAAATGGCAAGACTTGGCCCAAATCCTTGAAAGAAATTCAGAGCGACAGGGGATTGGTCTGCAACGCTATAAAGGACTTGGGGAAATGAACCCTGATCAACTTTGGGAAACAACTATGGATCCTTCCTCACGAACCTTGCTCCAAGTAGGAGTCCCTGATGAGCCTGATGCCGATAAGGCATTTAGCGAACTAATGGGAGATTTAGTTCAACCTAGAAAAGAATGGATTCAAGCTCATGCTCGGCAGGTTAAAAACTTGGACGTCTAA
- the pyrE gene encoding orotate phosphoribosyltransferase — protein MSTQQEIAKAEELLLLATELGALRFGDFVLASGQRSTYYFDGRLLTLSPAGANLIAGLLLPALRRYGAQAVGGPAVGAVPLVTEIAMLSGLDGGNPLPGFFVRKEAKAYGLGNAIEGPLQNKNPVAIVDDTCSTAGSLYMAINAVEEAGYKVAVVASILDRDQGGRDRLTSDGYTFHTIFRANDAGEVTLAENPG, from the coding sequence ATGAGTACTCAACAGGAAATTGCTAAAGCTGAAGAATTACTGCTTTTGGCTACAGAATTAGGCGCATTGAGGTTTGGAGATTTTGTGTTGGCCTCGGGCCAGAGAAGCACATATTATTTTGATGGCCGACTCTTAACGCTTTCTCCTGCGGGTGCTAACTTAATTGCTGGATTACTATTACCTGCTTTACGAAGGTATGGGGCCCAAGCGGTCGGAGGGCCGGCGGTTGGAGCTGTGCCTTTAGTCACAGAAATAGCCATGCTGAGTGGTCTTGATGGCGGAAATCCTCTTCCTGGGTTTTTTGTAAGGAAAGAAGCAAAAGCCTATGGATTAGGAAACGCTATTGAAGGACCTCTTCAAAATAAAAATCCCGTAGCAATAGTTGATGATACTTGTTCAACGGCAGGATCTTTGTACATGGCTATCAATGCGGTAGAAGAGGCCGGGTACAAAGTTGCGGTGGTCGCTAGTATTCTCGACCGGGATCAAGGCGGAAGGGATCGACTCACATCTGACGGGTATACGTTTCATACTATTTTTCGTGCTAATGACGCTGGCGAAGTTACCCTTGCTGAGAATCCAGGCTAA
- the nadD gene encoding nicotinate-nucleotide adenylyltransferase, protein MRRGILGGTFDPIHTGHLILAQEVLWRFGLDQLWFVPTGLPWMKRDETITDGYHRRAMVELAIKENNAFFLSTSELNRPGETYTVDTLEEMRSGDMAEDELLFVMGADTLHTLHLWKEPKRILELARIIVALRPGYGPINLDPLLEIDPTAAERIMTVQMPLIEISGKELRRRASHGESIRYLVPGQVAEYIDQQGLYRS, encoded by the coding sequence ATGCGTAGAGGAATATTAGGGGGCACCTTCGATCCTATCCATACAGGGCATTTGATCCTCGCACAAGAGGTCCTTTGGAGGTTTGGCCTAGATCAACTCTGGTTTGTTCCTACGGGTCTTCCTTGGATGAAGCGGGACGAAACAATTACAGACGGATATCATCGGCGAGCAATGGTAGAGCTTGCAATTAAGGAAAATAATGCTTTTTTCCTTTCTACCTCAGAGCTGAACAGACCAGGGGAAACGTATACGGTGGATACGCTTGAAGAAATGCGTTCAGGAGATATGGCGGAAGATGAGCTTTTATTTGTAATGGGTGCAGACACATTACATACTCTACACCTCTGGAAGGAACCGAAACGAATCCTTGAGCTAGCTAGAATTATTGTGGCCCTGCGTCCAGGGTATGGTCCTATCAACTTAGATCCTTTGCTTGAAATTGATCCCACGGCAGCAGAGAGGATTATGACAGTACAAATGCCGCTCATAGAAATAAGCGGCAAGGAACTACGAAGGCGCGCTAGTCATGGAGAATCAATTAGATACTTGGTTCCCGGCCAAGTTGCAGAGTATATTGACCAGCAAGGTTTGTATCGATCTTAG